The sequence AAGGTCTCCCCCACCTTGCCGTAAACCGTGCCGGCGAGCCTGCCCACAGGGTCCAGCTTGCCGGTATCGATCCGTCCTTCATGGTAAAGATCATCCCGGACATGAAAGCAGACGACCTCTCCAATGATGACGTCGGCGTTGGGTGCCGTTTCCGTCCCGCCCATGGGCAGAATCTCGTGAAGACGACACTCCAGATGCACCTTGCACTGGGCAATCCGGGGCGGTTTCACCCGTGCGCTTTCCAGCAACTGAAACCCGACCGCTTTCGCTTCCCCGATCTCCGGCGGAAAATCGGTGGCGGTCTGGTTGATGCGTTCCACGTTGTCCCCGTCCACCACCTGTACGACGAACTCCCCGGTTTGGGCGATGTTGCGGGCGGTATCTTTCTGCACCCCACCGGGTTTCCGGCTGCAGGTGATGCTGACCATCGGCGGATCGGTGCTGACGACTGTGTAAAAGCTGAACGGGGCGGCGTTGACCGCTCCTTCGGGACCCAGCGTCGTTACGAAGGCGATGGGGCGCGGCAGCACACTTCCGATCAGCAGTTTGTAATTATCCGTTTTACTCTGTTGTGAGGGATCGATCTGCATGGTTTCCTCCCATTGTCTATCCTTAATGATCAGGCAGCCAACTGGTGATATACCCCGGGTCCTCCACCTCCAAAGCCGCTTTTGTCACGCGGAGGGGACGAAACGTATCTATCATCACCGCCAGTTCTTCCGTCCCCTTTTTCCCAATGCTGGCTTCCACCTTGCCCGGATGGGGTCCGTGAGGCAATCCGCTCGGATGGAGCGTGATCGACCCTTCCCGCACCCCTTTCCGGCTCATAAAGTGGCCGTCTACATAATAGAGCACTTCGTCGCTGTTGACATTGCTGTGGTAATAAGGAGCGGGAATCGCTTCCGGATGATAGTCATACAGGCGGGGCACAAACGAGCAGACGACAAAATTGGGGCCGGCGAACGTCTGGTGGACCGGCGGCGGCTGATGGATTCGACCGGTGATCGGCTCAAAGTCGTCCACATTAAAGATATAGGGATAAAGATAGCCGTCCCACCCCACAACATCCAGCGGATGGAAATTGTAGAAATAGGCGTTCAGCTGACCGTGGGCTTTCACCCGTACTTCAAACTCCCCTTTTTCCAAATAGGTGTCCAACCTCTCGGGCAAGCGGATGTCCCGCTCACAAAAAGGGCTGTGTTCCATCAGCTGACCGTGTTCATTGCGATATCGTTTGGGCGTGGTGATCTCACCGCTCGATTCGATCACCAGAAAGCGGGTGTCGCTTTTTCTCTCAATGCGGTAGGTAGTGCCCACAGGAATCACGATGTAATCCCCCGGCCGATAGGTGAGGGTACCAAAGACCGATTGCAGTTCCCCTTCCCCTTCGTGGACAAATAAAACCTCATCCCCATCGCTGTTGCGGAAAAAATAATCCATCTCTTCCGTCGGACGCGATACTCCGATGGCCACATCCTCATTGACCAACAAGTAGACCCGTCCTTCGATGGGGTCCCCTCCGGCGGGAAGGTCAAAGGTTGTTAAGTGACGATGGCGATTGGCTCCCCGCTCTTCCCATTCAGGGGCCCATTCCCGCAGGCTCTCCACCCGGCTTACCTGTGTTGGCGGGTGGTGGTGATACAGAATGGATTGAATTCCAGAGAATCCTTTTGTCCCCATCACTTCCTCCCGGTACAGGGATCCGTCTTCTTTTTTAAACTGGACATGCCGCTTGCGGGGGATCTCCCCCATGCGGTGATAAAAAGGCATGCCATCCCCTCCCCCATCCATGATGATGGTATTGAAAACGCTTCTATCCATTATTTTAACAAATATTACACTCTTCCTTCATCTGTGACTTGCTCCACACGGCTAAAGCCGTGGGCTTCTCGGATCATGGGGTGCGACAACCCGCTACCCTTCCCGAAGGCTCCGCCCGAGCCTAAAAACACGTTCGATTTCAAGCTAGTGCCCCTTCAGGTAACTTCGATCTGTTTTTCTTGGCCTTTACGCGGACAAGTCGGTCGGCTTGGTTTTCCGTCTTCGCTCCATGCGTGGCAGAGTCGACTCCGCCGGAAAATCAAGCCTCCCTCCACGTAAACACGATCGATATTGGTAGAAGGGGCACTAGTTAACCTTATTTTCCGGTACGAAGCCGATGGCTCGATGAAGAATGTTTCGCGCCGCGTTGAGATCCCGATCCTCTCGGTAGCCACAGCGACAAGAGTGAACGCGGTCACATAGGTCTTTCTTCACGATCCGACCACATTGCGAACAATCCTGGGACGTGTTGTGAGGATCAACCAACTTCACTTCCTTACCGGCCCATTCTGCCTTGTAAGTGGTGAAGTCGATCAACTGTCGCCAAGCGGCATCCGCAATCTTTTTGACCAGGGGACGGTTTTTCACCATCCCTTTGATGTTAAGTTTCTCAAACGCGATGAGGTCATAGCGATCCACGAGGGATCGGCTGATTTTGTGGGCCAGATCCTTTCGCCGGTTGGCCACTCGCTCATGCGCTCGCGCTAACCACTCGACCGCCTTCCTTCGTCGATGGGATCCTTCCTTTCGACGGGAAACCATCCGTTGCCAGCGCTTGATATCCCGCAGTCCCTTTTCCAAAAAGCGCATCGCCGGGAAGAACTCGTTGTCTGAAGTGACCGCAAAGTGTTTCACTCCAAGGTCCACCCCTACCTGTTTGCCACTGGGTTTCTTGGGGGGAGGCTCGATTTTACAGGCCACCATGGCATAGTAACGACCATTCTTTCGTTTTATAGTAACAGTCTTCGGGATCCCTTCCATTTGGCGATGTATCTTGATACGGATATCGCCAATCTTAGGGACACGGAGGAATTTTCCTTGGAACATAGACGGCTTTGCTTGCGGGTAAATCAAGGAATCAAACCGGTTTTTTCCCTGAAAACGAGGAAACCCCGGCTTTTCTCCCCGTTTGACGCGACGGAAAAAATGTTGAAAAGCCCAGTCGAGGCGCTTCACCACTTGCTGCAGGACCTGGGAGTAAATCTGTTTAAATGCGGGAAGTTCCTTTTTCAATGAAGGAAGTTCCGTCGCTTGCTGATGATAGCTCAAGGAAAAACCTCGTCTCTTGTAGGCAAAACGACGTTGTTCCAGCATGCTGTTGTACAGCCATCCGCACATGTTTAGGCTCCACTCGATCGTTTGTATGTGATCGATGGTCGGGACTAACTTGAATTTGTAAGTTCGGATCACTGGATCACCTCCTCTCATGAATATTTTACCCCAGAAAAGGGATCGTGTGTTCGTGTTCAGGACAAAACGGTCGGACTTAGCATATGGGGGAAACCCTCCCTCGTCCGACGACCGAAGGAAGTGCCCGTGGTGCGCTCGCTTTCATCCCAACCCTAAAGGGCTGGGTTTTCTCGCTCGCTATCTATAAAAAAGTGAAGTCCTCCTGTTCCGGCATGAAAGGATGAGCTTCCCCTTATCCTGAGTGTGCTGCCGTTCTTCTCGCGGTAGCTGTACGACACGAGCGTCGGGAGTGGCACCTCCCGGCGCGTCCATTATACCCGATTCCATCATACTGCTAACAAAGAAGCCGTCTTTTCAGACGACTGGTCCTCTTATTTAGAGTCCAAACCCGCCTCTTGCACGATCATCGCCGCTACTTTCTCCACATCGTCCCAATGCAGACAGGGACCTCGCTTTTTCCACTGCTC is a genomic window of Desmospora profundinema containing:
- a CDS encoding flavin reductase family protein, which translates into the protein MQIDPSQQSKTDNYKLLIGSVLPRPIAFVTTLGPEGAVNAAPFSFYTVVSTDPPMVSITCSRKPGGVQKDTARNIAQTGEFVVQVVDGDNVERINQTATDFPPEIGEAKAVGFQLLESARVKPPRIAQCKVHLECRLHEILPMGGTETAPNADVIIGEVVCFHVRDDLYHEGRIDTGKLDPVGRLAGTVYGKVGETFSMPRLTLDEWKQKHGKG
- a CDS encoding homogentisate 1,2-dioxygenase, whose protein sequence is MPFYHRMGEIPRKRHVQFKKEDGSLYREEVMGTKGFSGIQSILYHHHPPTQVSRVESLREWAPEWEERGANRHRHLTTFDLPAGGDPIEGRVYLLVNEDVAIGVSRPTEEMDYFFRNSDGDEVLFVHEGEGELQSVFGTLTYRPGDYIVIPVGTTYRIERKSDTRFLVIESSGEITTPKRYRNEHGQLMEHSPFCERDIRLPERLDTYLEKGEFEVRVKAHGQLNAYFYNFHPLDVVGWDGYLYPYIFNVDDFEPITGRIHQPPPVHQTFAGPNFVVCSFVPRLYDYHPEAIPAPYYHSNVNSDEVLYYVDGHFMSRKGVREGSITLHPSGLPHGPHPGKVEASIGKKGTEELAVMIDTFRPLRVTKAALEVEDPGYITSWLPDH
- a CDS encoding RNA-guided endonuclease InsQ/TnpB family protein, yielding MIRTYKFKLVPTIDHIQTIEWSLNMCGWLYNSMLEQRRFAYKRRGFSLSYHQQATELPSLKKELPAFKQIYSQVLQQVVKRLDWAFQHFFRRVKRGEKPGFPRFQGKNRFDSLIYPQAKPSMFQGKFLRVPKIGDIRIKIHRQMEGIPKTVTIKRKNGRYYAMVACKIEPPPKKPSGKQVGVDLGVKHFAVTSDNEFFPAMRFLEKGLRDIKRWQRMVSRRKEGSHRRRKAVEWLARAHERVANRRKDLAHKISRSLVDRYDLIAFEKLNIKGMVKNRPLVKKIADAAWRQLIDFTTYKAEWAGKEVKLVDPHNTSQDCSQCGRIVKKDLCDRVHSCRCGYREDRDLNAARNILHRAIGFVPENKVN